GGCACATCGTGCGCACGCCAGGTAAGGATCGCCGGCCACTCCTCGGCTGGTTCAGTCACCCTCATACCGTATGCGACCGCCCCCGGACTGCGTAGCCGCCTTGGGCGATTCGAGTGCCACCTCGTCGTTGATCAGCGGTTGCGGTAGCCGGGCACCCCGCCCGAACCGGTCGGCCCCGGGTTGGGACAACCACACCGCCAGGGCCAGCGCGGCGTCCAGGATGAGCGCCAGCGCGGTCACCATCAAGGCTCCGACCAGCGCCAGATAGAACTCGCGCACCTTGATCCCGTCGATCAGGTACCGGCCCAGCCCGCCCAGACTCGCGTACGCCGCGACGGTGGCTGTCGCCACAATCTGCAGGGTGGCGGTGCGTAGACCACTCAGGATCAGCGGAAGGGCGTTGGGCACCTCGACGCGCAACAGCACCTGCCGTTCGGTCATGCCCATGGCGCGGGCCGCATCGACGACGGCTCGGTCGACGTTCGCGATACCCGAATAGGTCCCGGCCAGCAGCGGCGGGATGCCCAGCAGCATCAGCGCCACCGTGGGCGGGATCAGCCCGAGCCCCCACAGCAGCACACCGAGCAGCAGCACGCCCAGGGTGGGCAGGGCGCGCAACGCGTTGACGCCGGTGACCACCAGGAAGGTGCCCCGACCGGTGTGCCCGATGAGCAGCCCGATCGGGATGGCGACCAGCGCCGAGAACAGCACCGCGATCAGGGTGTACTGCAGATGTTCGACGATCCGGATGCCGAGACCGGCCGGGCCGGACCAGTTGGCCGCGGTGAAGATGTAGGACAGCGCCTCGTTCAGGAAGTTCACCGGGCACCGGCCTTCGCACGGGGGCGCCGGTCCCACGGGGCGAGCGCCTTGCCCGCGAGCAGGATCAGCGTGTCGATCACCACCGCCACCACGAAGATCGCGATGATGCCCGCGATGATCTGCCCGCTCTTGTTGGCCTGATAGCCCTCGGTGAACCAGGTGCCGAGCCCGCCGATGCCGATCACCGAACCGACCGACACCATCGAGATGTTGGTCACCGCCACCACCCGCAGGCTGGCGATCAGCACCGGGATGGCCAGCGGCAGTTCGACTTTGATGATCCGGGTCAGCGGCCGGTAACCGACGGCGGTGGCCGCGTCGAGCACATCGGCCGGTACCGCGTCCAGCGCCTCGGGTACCGCGCGCACCAGCAGCGCGGTGGTGTAGAGCGTCAGCGCCACAATGACATTCGCCTCATCCAGGATGCGGGTCGGAATGACCAGGGGCAGCACCACGAACAGCGCCAGCGACGGGATGGTGAACACGATGCTGGCGATCACCGTGATGATCCGGCGCGGCGCCGTCGTGCGCTGGATGATCGCACCGATCGGCACCGCGATGAGCAATCCCAGCACGATCGGCACCAGGGACAGCCGCAGGTGGATCAGGGTCAGCGTCCACGCGTCGTCGAGGTGGGTCAGCAGATACGTCATGGCTGTCGGTTCGCTCCGCAAGCGTCGCTCATCTACCCGACCTTCGGGACCCGGCGCTGCTGCCGCAGCGCGGCCAGTACGTCGTCGGCCCGGACCCCACCGAGCAGCCGGCCGTCCTGATCGACGGCCACCCCGAGCCCCGACGGCGAGGACAGCGCGGCATCCAGTGCGAGCCGCAGGCTGCCACCGGGCCGGAAGAACGATCCCCCGCCGATTGTGCTGTCGTAGAGGCTACTTCCGTTGCGGTGCACCTCGACGCCCTCGGCGTTGATCCAGGCGAACGGCTTCCCGTCGGCGTGAGTCACCAGCGCCCAGTCCCCGGATGCCAGCTGCAACTGGTCGACGTCGCCCTCGGCGACCTGGCGGATGTCGTGCAGCGGCAGGCCGTTGGCCTCGAAGAACTGCAGCCCGCGGTAGCCGCGGTCGGCGCCGACGAATTCGGACACCAGTTCGTTGGCCGGGTTCGACAGCACGAAGGCCGGGTCGGCGTACTGCTGCAGCACCCCGCCGCGGCCGAACACCGCCACCATGTCCGCGAGTTTGACCGCCTCGTCGATGTCGTGTGTGACGAACACGATCGTCTTGCGCAATTCGCTTTGCAGCCGCAGGATCTCGTTCTGCAGCTCCTCACGCACCACCGGGTCGACGGCGCTGAACGGCTCGTCCATCAGCAGGATGGGCGGATCGGCGGCCAGCGCGCGGGCGACTCCCACTCGTTGCTGCTGCCCGCCGGACAGCTGCGACGGATAGCGTTGCGCCAGTTTCGGATCCAGGCCGACACGGTCCAGCACTTCGAGAGCGGCCCGGCGGGCGCTGCGCCGTGACTCGCCCTTGAGCACCGGGACGGTGGCGACGTTGTCGACCACCCGCTGGTGCGGCATCAGGCCCGCGCTCTGGATCACGTAGCCGATGCCGAGCCGCAGCTTGACCGGGTCGACCTTGGTGACGTCCTTGCCGTCGACGGTGAGCGTGCCCGAGGTCGGCTCGATCATCCGGTTGATCATCCGCATCGAGGTGGTCTTGCCGCAGCCGGACGGCCCGACGAAAGCCGCCAGGGTGCCTTCCGGGATGTCGATGGTGAGGTCGTCGACGGCCACGGTGCCGTCCGGGTAGCGCTTGGTGACGCCTGTGAACGTGATCATCGCGTCCTCACTTACCCGGCAGCGGTTGGTCGAAACCGTGTTCGGCGATCCAGCTTTCGGCCGCCTCATCGGGGTCCACACCCTCGTTACCCTCGACCGAGGTGTTCAGCGCGATCAGCGCCTCGGTGGTCAACTCGGCGCTCACCGCGTCCAGCACGGACTTCAGCGGACTCGACATCTTCTGGGATGCGACCAGCGGCACCACGTTTGCGGCGAGGAAGACACTCTCCGGGTCCTCGAGGACCACCAGGTTGCTCTTCTCGATGGCCGGCGAGGTGCTGAAGATATTGGCGGCGGTGACGGTTCCGCCGGTCAGCGCCTGCACGGTCGCGGGGCCGCCACCGTCGCTGATCGCGATGAAGTTCGCCGGCGAGATGTCCAGCCCGTACTTCTCCTTCAAGCCGACCAGACCGGTCTGACGGGTCTGAAACTCCGAGGGCCCACCGACTTTCACCTCCGCCGAGCGGGTGGCGAGATCGGCGATGGACTTCAGGTTCCAGCGCTGCGCCGTCTCCTCGGACACCGCCAGGGTGTCCTTGTCCTCGGCGGGCGAGGGATACAGGATCGACAGATCGCCGGGCAGCGCCTTGAGCAGCGCGATCAGCACCGCATCCGAGGTGGTCGCGGTCGCCTTCGCGTCGAAGTACTGCAGCAGGTTTCCGGTGTACTCCGGTATCAGGTCGATGGAGTGGTCCTGCACCGCGGGAATGTAGGTTTCTCGGCTGCCGATGCCGAACTGCCGTTTCACGGTGAAGCCGTTGGCCTCCAAGGCTTGGGCGTAGATCTCGGCGATGATCTTCGACTCGGTGAAGTCGGCCGAACCGACCGTGATCGACCGCAGGTCGCCGGACACCTCACCGCCGCCGAGCGGATTCGAGCTCCCGCAACCCGCGCTGAGCAGCGCGAGCAAAGCGGTGCAGACGACGATCAACTTACGGATGCTGCGCATACCGTCCCCTCGGCCCTTGGTGCGTCCCCGCGTGGCAATTTCTCGACAGTAACGGGCCACGACGCGACATGCCGGGCTTTGATTCAGCGTGAGGGGCTTTCGCGCGCCGAGAAAACAGGCAAGATGGCAGTATGAGCAATGATCCGTACGCGACCCCGCCCGACCCGGACTACCCGCTCGAACCCCTCGGACCCACCGATCCCGTCCCGCCGGTGACCGATACAGCAAACTCGACGTCGAAGAAGCAGGTCAAGTTCACCCGGGCCGCCGCCCTGTGGTCGGCGCTGGTGATCGGCCTGCTGATCCTCATCGTGCTGCTGATCTTCATCGCGCAGAACACCGCTTCCGCACAGTTCGCATTCCTCGGTTGGCATTGGAGCCTGCCGCTGGGGGTGGCGATCCTGGGCGCCGCGGTGTGCGGCGGGTTGCTCACCGTGGCCGTCGGCGCCGTCCGGATGCTGCAGTTGCGGCGCGCCGTGAAACGCCGGTAGCGCGCTACAGGGCGGCCAGGCCCTCCGCGATCAGCGGGGCGACAGCCTCGCCGACCCGAGCCGGCGCATCCGAGCCCTCGCGGCCGCGGAAGTCGATGCCGGCGGCGATGATGGCCAGCTTGAAATAGGCCAGCGCCATGTAGAACTCCCAGTTCTGCAGTTCCTGGCCGCTGGCCAGCGCGTAGCGCTGGGCCAGGTCGTCGGCCGGCGGCAGCAGGTCGGAGGTCCACGCCGCCCGCATGCCCAGCACATCGTCGAAATTCGGGTTGCGGTAGACGCACATCAGCGCCGCATCCGAGAGCGGGTCGCCGAGGGTGGACAGCTCCCAGTCCAGCACCGCACGCACCAGGGTGGGGTCGTTCTCATCCAGGATGGTGTTGTCGATGCGGTAGTCGCCGTGCACGATCGAGGCCCGCGGACTCGCCGGAATCCGTTCCGCCAGAGCCGAATGCAGACGCAACACATCATCGTCGCGGGCATCGTCGGGCAGCCGGACGTGCTCCCACTGCGAGCCCCAACGGCGCACCTGCCGTTCCAGGTAGCCGTCGGCCTTCCCGAAATCACCCAGGCCGACGGCCGCCGGGTCCACGGCGTGCAGATCGGCCAGCACCTTGATCAACGCGTCGACGGTCTTCTCGATCACCGCGGCGTCGCCGAGGGCGGCCAACTCGTCAGCGCTGCGAACCACGACACCGTCGACGTTCTCCACCATCTGGAACGGGGCGCCGAGCACCGAGTCGTCGTTGCGCATGGTGACCGCGCGGGCCACCGGCACGGCACTGCCGGCCAGCGCCGCGACCACCTTGTACTCGCGGGCCATATCGTGCGCCGACGGGGTCAGCCCGTGCAGCGGCGGGCGGCGCAGCACCCACTTGGACGCATCGTCGAATACCCGGAAGGTCAGGTTCGAGCGGCCGCCGGAGATCAGTTCGGCGCGCAGCTCCCCGGAGCGCGCGACACCCTCGGCGCGAAGGTGGCGGTCCAGTGCGTCCAGGTCCAGGCCGTCAAGATTGGTCACGGGGAATGTCTACCAGGGACCCGGTCAACGCATGTTCCGGGGCAGCAGGTCCCACACGTGCTCGGTCCCGTTGACCGATCCGACCATCAGCCGGCCCGACCGCGACGACAGCACCCGGGTCACCGAGACGTAGTCGACGTGGAAGGACAGCAGCCGCTCGGTGCCCAGGATGTGGTGCAGAGCCACATTGATCACCCCGCCGTGACTGAACACCGCGACGGTGTCCTCGTGGTCTCCCGCCGCGACCAGGTCCTCGACGGCGGCGATCACCCGTCCGGTGAACTCGGCCTCGTCGACCGCGCTGGGCAGCTTCCCGGCGGCCAGCCGGGCCATCTCCTCGGGGTTCTCCTTCGCGATCTGCTCGATCGGCACGTAATGGCCCAGGTCGCGGTCGTACTCGGCCAGTCTCGGATCGACCTCGACACTGAGCCCGAGCTTCTCCGACAGCGGGCCGGCGGTCTGGATGGCGCGCCGCTGCGGGCTGCTCACCAGCCGGTTGACCGGGAACCGGGCCAGCGCATCGGGAAGCCGGCGGGACTGCTCGATGCCCTGTTCGGAAAGCTGCGGGTCGGAGCCCTCACCGGGCTCACTGCGCAACGGGAGCGCATGTCGGATGAGAAGGAGTTGCACCGTGCCACCATATGGCCATGGGTTACCCGGCCGAATTGTTCGACCTCACCGACCGCGTCGCACTGATCACCGGCGGCAGCCGGGGACTCGGCCGGGAGATGGCGTTCGCCGCCGCGCGCTGCGGCGCCGATGTGGTGATCGCCAGCCGTAAGTACGACGCCTGCGTGGCCACCGCGGAAGAGATCACCGCCCA
This region of Mycolicibacterium diernhoferi genomic DNA includes:
- a CDS encoding ABC transporter ATP-binding protein encodes the protein MITFTGVTKRYPDGTVAVDDLTIDIPEGTLAAFVGPSGCGKTTSMRMINRMIEPTSGTLTVDGKDVTKVDPVKLRLGIGYVIQSAGLMPHQRVVDNVATVPVLKGESRRSARRAALEVLDRVGLDPKLAQRYPSQLSGGQQQRVGVARALAADPPILLMDEPFSAVDPVVREELQNEILRLQSELRKTIVFVTHDIDEAVKLADMVAVFGRGGVLQQYADPAFVLSNPANELVSEFVGADRGYRGLQFFEANGLPLHDIRQVAEGDVDQLQLASGDWALVTHADGKPFAWINAEGVEVHRNGSSLYDSTIGGGSFFRPGGSLRLALDAALSSPSGLGVAVDQDGRLLGGVRADDVLAALRQQRRVPKVG
- a CDS encoding LapA family protein; its protein translation is MSNDPYATPPDPDYPLEPLGPTDPVPPVTDTANSTSKKQVKFTRAAALWSALVIGLLILIVLLIFIAQNTASAQFAFLGWHWSLPLGVAILGAAVCGGLLTVAVGAVRMLQLRRAVKRR
- a CDS encoding ABC transporter substrate-binding protein, with amino-acid sequence MRSIRKLIVVCTALLALLSAGCGSSNPLGGGEVSGDLRSITVGSADFTESKIIAEIYAQALEANGFTVKRQFGIGSRETYIPAVQDHSIDLIPEYTGNLLQYFDAKATATTSDAVLIALLKALPGDLSILYPSPAEDKDTLAVSEETAQRWNLKSIADLATRSAEVKVGGPSEFQTRQTGLVGLKEKYGLDISPANFIAISDGGGPATVQALTGGTVTAANIFSTSPAIEKSNLVVLEDPESVFLAANVVPLVASQKMSSPLKSVLDAVSAELTTEALIALNTSVEGNEGVDPDEAAESWIAEHGFDQPLPGK
- a CDS encoding phosphotransferase family protein is translated as MTNLDGLDLDALDRHLRAEGVARSGELRAELISGGRSNLTFRVFDDASKWVLRRPPLHGLTPSAHDMAREYKVVAALAGSAVPVARAVTMRNDDSVLGAPFQMVENVDGVVVRSADELAALGDAAVIEKTVDALIKVLADLHAVDPAAVGLGDFGKADGYLERQVRRWGSQWEHVRLPDDARDDDVLRLHSALAERIPASPRASIVHGDYRIDNTILDENDPTLVRAVLDWELSTLGDPLSDAALMCVYRNPNFDDVLGMRAAWTSDLLPPADDLAQRYALASGQELQNWEFYMALAYFKLAIIAAGIDFRGREGSDAPARVGEAVAPLIAEGLAAL
- a CDS encoding ABC transporter permease — protein: MNFLNEALSYIFTAANWSGPAGLGIRIVEHLQYTLIAVLFSALVAIPIGLLIGHTGRGTFLVVTGVNALRALPTLGVLLLGVLLWGLGLIPPTVALMLLGIPPLLAGTYSGIANVDRAVVDAARAMGMTERQVLLRVEVPNALPLILSGLRTATLQIVATATVAAYASLGGLGRYLIDGIKVREFYLALVGALMVTALALILDAALALAVWLSQPGADRFGRGARLPQPLINDEVALESPKAATQSGGGRIRYEGD
- a CDS encoding ABC transporter permease gives rise to the protein MTYLLTHLDDAWTLTLIHLRLSLVPIVLGLLIAVPIGAIIQRTTAPRRIITVIASIVFTIPSLALFVVLPLVIPTRILDEANVIVALTLYTTALLVRAVPEALDAVPADVLDAATAVGYRPLTRIIKVELPLAIPVLIASLRVVAVTNISMVSVGSVIGIGGLGTWFTEGYQANKSGQIIAGIIAIFVVAVVIDTLILLAGKALAPWDRRPRAKAGAR
- a CDS encoding histidine phosphatase family protein, encoding MQLLLIRHALPLRSEPGEGSDPQLSEQGIEQSRRLPDALARFPVNRLVSSPQRRAIQTAGPLSEKLGLSVEVDPRLAEYDRDLGHYVPIEQIAKENPEEMARLAAGKLPSAVDEAEFTGRVIAAVEDLVAAGDHEDTVAVFSHGGVINVALHHILGTERLLSFHVDYVSVTRVLSSRSGRLMVGSVNGTEHVWDLLPRNMR